Proteins from a single region of Argopecten irradians isolate NY chromosome 7, Ai_NY, whole genome shotgun sequence:
- the LOC138327081 gene encoding uncharacterized protein, with the protein MRISTLVSTGFVLLCFNVDLMGCSTTSGISQSIAPTTGNNASTSTGTPTTNVASSQTPTTTVASSQTPTTSTTSSVASDNSTTSAQTSTVPVSAVTSTPNSTSTVLTVSSANSINADTSTSISSSSVAISSTSPPTPTPTAISSTAKTAEERLRKTNINNSIAALVVIIGSMILIGLASCVSKLDKPTKRIDNKQFFPQIRKASCDSIDNMPTSFQERTKY; encoded by the coding sequence ATGAGGATCTCTACATTAGTGTCGACTGGATTTGTACTCctatgttttaatgttgatcTTATGGGATGTTCGACTACATCAGGAATATCTCAATCAATTGCCCCCACAACGGGGAATAATGCGTCAACTTCGACAGGGACACCAACTACCAATGTAGCCTCTAGTCAGACACCAACTACCACTGTAGCCTCTAGTCAGACACCAACTACCTCAACAACCTCGAGTGTGGCGTCAGATAATTCAACAACCTCTGCTCAGACATCCACTGTACCTGTCTCGGCGGTCACAAGTACTCCTAATTCTACATCTACTGTACTAACGGTTTCTTCTGCTAATTCGATAAATGCAGATACTTCAACATCCATTTCAAGTTCTTCAGTGGCTATCAGTTCTACATCTCCGCCCACGCCAACCCCAACAGCGATTTCATCAACAGCAAAAACAGCAGAGGAGAGACTCAGAAAGACGAATATAAACAACTCTATTGCTGCCCTCGTCGTCATAATCGGCAGTATGATTCTTATTGGTCTGGCCTCCTGTGTTAGCAAACTAGACAAGCCCACCAAGAGGATTGACAATAAACAGTTTTTCCCGCAAATACGTAAAGCGTCTTGTGATTCTATAGACAATATGCCAACTTCTTTTCAGGAACGTACAAAGTACTAA